One part of the Ursus arctos isolate Adak ecotype North America unplaced genomic scaffold, UrsArc2.0 scaffold_14, whole genome shotgun sequence genome encodes these proteins:
- the TLE5 gene encoding TLE family member 5, giving the protein MMFPQSRHSGSSHLPQQLKFTTSDSCDRIKDEFQLLQAQYHSLKLECDKLASEKSEMQRHYVMYYEMSYGLNIEMHKQAEIVKRLNGICAQVLPYLSQEHQQQVLGAIERAKQVTAPELNSIIRQQLQAHQLSQLQALALPLTPLPVGLQPPSLPAVSAGTGLLSLSALGSQAHLSKEDKNGHDGDTHQEDDGEKSD; this is encoded by the exons ATGATGTTTCCACAAAGCAGGCATTCG GGCTCGTCTCACCTACCCCAGCAACTCAAATTCACCACCTCCGACTCCTGCGACCGCATCAAAGACGAGTTTCAGCTGCTGCAGGCTCAGTACCACAG CCTGAAGCTGGAATGCGACAAGCTGGCGAGCGAGAAGTCCGAGATGCAGCGTCATTATGTGATG TACTACGAGATGTCCTACGGCTTGAACATCGAGATGCACAAGCAG GCTGAAATCGTCAAGAGGCTGAATGGGATTTGTGCCCAGGTCCTACCCTACCTTTCCCAAGAG CACCAGCAGCAGGTCTTGGGAGCCATCGAGAGGGCCAAGCAGGTCACCGCCCCTGAGCTGAACTCCATCATCCGA CAGCAGCTCCAAGCCCATCAGCTGTCCCAGCTGCAGGCTCTGGCCCTGCCTCTGACCCCACTGCCCGTGGGGCTGCAGCCGCCTTCGCTGCCCGCGGTCAGCGCCGGCACCggcctcctctctctgtctgcgCTGGGCTCCCAGGCCCACCTCTCCAAGGAAGACAAGAATGGGCACGATGGTGACACCCACCAGGAGGATGACGGCGAGAAGTCGGATTAG